One Podospora pseudopauciseta strain CBS 411.78 chromosome 4, whole genome shotgun sequence genomic window, GTCTGCGGCTTCAATTAAGCCCATTGCGGTCGGCGTGTTCCTTGAAGATATCGTGAGCTCGATTGGCGTGCCAGCtttgttgtgatggtgtggtttCTCCTTGCTATGGTGCTCTGGTGATGTTATGGTCGGTGTGCTTGAAAACTGGAAACAACGATAGGAGTACTGATTCGTCGGAGCAGACAAAGCAAGCTCCACCTCTCGGGTCGGGTCCTAGTAACAAAAAGACACAATAGTGGCGGCAGAGAGAGCAAGCACGCGATACGGacaagagaagagaaaagagaaaagagaaaagagaaagagaaagagaaagagaaagggcATGCTTTGAGTGGGCGTATGCGAATGCGCTGAGGCCGTATACCTCCGGAGCGAAGACTGACCAGCCCGCTGCCGGCCGCCATGGACACCAGATCGTTTGGtagcagcggcagcagtaacagcagcagcagcagcgtcaGCGGGAATGGTGGCGCCCCTGCGCTCCCTGAGCGTCCAGCACAAAGCTCAGTGCTTGCTCCAGTGTCCGAGGTGCCGTCGTTGCGAGGCATGGAGAGGCTGTCCACCAGTAACCTTCGCAGCACCTTCCGTCCCAGCCTGGTCGTGCAGCACCGTGGTGACACAGCCGTCACACCTGAGCCGGCCGACGTCGCACTCGACAGCCGCGACAGAACTGGCCAGGCGTCCCGCGCTTTCGGTTCCGTGTCACCTCAGACCTCTCCCAGAACGATACCCGGTGTCCCGGCCAGCCTGCCTGTGAGGCGCCAGGGTGTGGTCTTTAACGATTCCTTTGCCGGGTCCTATGAGGCCAATTCGTCCAGTCCTCCGCTTCGACCGCCGCCCTCGTTTCGTCCCAGGACACACACGATGGACGGTGCTTTCCGCCAACAGCTTGCCCCGACCGTCGAGGCACGACACCGCGTCGGCTCCTTTTCCTCGTCTCTCCCCGTGGCTGATGAGCTCAGGCTGCCGCCTCTCCAGCCACCCCTTGACTCATACCGACTCCCAGATCTCCAGCAGACATCACTCAGCACGTCTGCTCAAAAGGACAAGAAGTCGGCAGGCACCCGCAGTCGTTTGACAAAACGGCCCTCGTCTCGGCCCAGCTCGCCCCTGCTTTCCCTCCCGCCATCAGTTGActcgttgctgctgcccataCCCACAACTGATGCGAAcaaggtgctgctgctgatgaagAATCTCTGCGGCAGGATGCGAGGCGATATAGAGTACCAGCGAGAAAGCGGCGGGCCCTGGCACAGCGGTGTATGCTATATAGAAGAGGATAAAGGAAGCCTAATGTTTGACCCAGGGGACCGGGGCCCTTTTCACACCACACTGGTTCCTGACCTGCGTGGGTGCAGGGTGGTGCCAATGGAACAAATGGATGGAGAATACCAATGCCTGGAACTCATCGCTCCCCAGCTGACATCAACCCTTCTCTTGCGGCCGCTGGTGGCCGAAGAGCTCGATCTCTGGCTGGCGGCGCTTCTTTGCTGGCAACAACTGCGACCGCCCGCTTCAAAGCAGACACCACCTCGCGCGACCACCACAGCAGCTCCAGCACGACCCGAGGTCAAGCGCCGTGTGTCTTCTTCGGGCCTGCGCGACACCCCCGTAATCAAAGTTGGCAAGGTCATGCTGTGGGACAAGGGCATCGCCACCTCCCCTCGCGCCATCGTCAAACGACCCTCGACCCGTGATCTCAAGTCAGCGCAAACTGCATGGAGAAAGGTGTCTTGTATTCTTCATGACAATGGTGAGCTCAAGCTCATGACGGAAAATGATGTAACGGTGCTCTCGGTCATTGAGCTGCCTCAGCTAGCCAGGTCAGCCATTCAGCAGCTGGACAGATCTGTGTTGGACGAGGACTACTGCCTGGCCATTTTCCCCATATACTCGTCGACCTCCACCCAGCTTTCGATTTTCAGACCAATATATGTGTCACTAGAGTCGCGGGTGCTGTTTGAGGTCTGGTTTGTGCTTTTGCGCGCATTCACTGTTCCTGACGTCTACACTCTGGATCCCGCCAGTGGAGGACAGGTGTGCGAGGTGGCAGATCTCCAAGCTGAGCCTCCTGGTGAGACCTTTAGGCTGGAGAAGACAATATCTGTGAGGGTTACTGAGGCCAAACTACGCGGGCGCACCCTTATTGCAGACGGACAAGCTTCGGATCGCCATAACAAGAGCGCCGATCACGAAGGAATCACGGGCAATTATCTGGCCGAAGTCATCCTCGATGGAGAGGTCAGAGCTCGCACGACAACCAAGATGAACACCAAAAAGCCGTTCTGGCGGGAAGACTGCGAGTTTGTAGACCTCCCTGCGTCGCTGCCTTATCTGTCGGTCCTGCTGAAACGGATTGATGGAAACATGGAGAGCTTCACGCATCAACTGCAAGCTACTTTGGGGTTGGCCAGGACAGGCAACCTGGCTGAAGTTCTCTGCGGTGCTGTTGATATACCACTGCATCAGCTCGACCGAGGAAAGGATCACGAGCAGTGGTTTCCGATCTGCGATGAGAGACACCAGTCTGTCGGCTCCATGCTGGTACGACTACATCACGAGGAGCTTGTGGTGCTCCTATCTAAACATTATCAGCCGCTTTCAGACCTCCTGCATCGCTTTAGCTCTGGACTAACGGCGCAAATTACCGAGGCCCTCCCCGGAAACCTGCGGCGCGTCGCCGAGACGTTTCTCAACATATTCCAGGTTTCAGGCACCTCGAACGAGTGGCTGATGAACAtggttgaggaagagatTGACGGCATTGGAAGCCAGGCCACGCTGAAAAAGCCCAGGTTCAGCAGTCGGCTCAAGTCCAGTGATTCCTTAGAATCCACGAGCGATAGGGAGCAAATTGTTCGCGATATGGGCAAGTCGCTTCAGGGTGAGGCCAATTTGCTGTTCAGGGGCAACTCCCTCTTGACGCAAGCACTCGAGTTTCACATGCGCCGCCTTGGAAAGGAATATTTACACGAAACACTGGCCGAGAAGATATTTGAAATCAACGAGCTCAACCCCAACTGCGAGGTCGATCCCAGCAAGTTGCAGCAGGGCGAGGATGCGCAGCATCATTGGAATCACCTCATCCAGCTGACAAGCGAGCTTTGGGGCTGCATTGCTGCATCAGCGTCACGGTTACCACCCGAGCTCCGGCATATTCTCAAATACATTCGTGCTGTGGCCGAGGATCGATACGGAGATTTCCTCCGCACCGTAACCTACACCTCGGTGTCtggcttcctcttccttcgCTTCCTCTGCCCAGCTATTCTCAACCCGAAACTATTTGGCCTCCTGCGCgaccaccctcaaccccgaGCCCAGCGCACACTAACCCTCATAGCCAAGGGTCTCCAAGCCCTCGcaaacctctccaccatcgGCAAGAAGGAAACCTGGATGGAACCCATGAACCGCTTCCTGACCGCACAGCGCCAGGCCTTCAAAGACTTTCTCGATGCCGTCTGCGCTATCCCCGCCGAACGCACCAAAATGACCCTCCAGGCCTCCTACTCAACCCCAGTCGCCATCATGGGCCGGCTATCACCACTCGCTCGCGAAGGCTTCCCCTCGCTACCCTACCTCCTTGATCCCGGCCGCAACTTCGCCGCCCTCGTCAAGCTCTGGATGGACGcccaccccatcaccgccagcgCTTCCAAGGTGTACACAGGGGACCTTTTGAAATTCCACACCATGTGTGTAGACCTCTACCGCCGAGCAACAGCCTGCTACTCCCAGATCGAAACCCTCCGCAGCGCCGTCGACGCAGTCAGCCAGCTCCCCGACAATGACCGCATCAGCCTCACCGATGCCCTTGATCGGATCAGCCTGGGCGACACACTGCACATCTCACCatacagcaacagcagccacacCGCCTTCTGGTTTGACGCCGAGGGCCGCCCGCCAGGCTCGGCGGGGAGTGATG contains:
- the BUD2 gene encoding GTPase activating factor (EggNog:ENOG503NUJW; COG:T) encodes the protein MDTRSFGSSGSSNSSSSSVSGNGGAPALPERPAQSSVLAPVSEVPSLRGMERLSTSNLRSTFRPSLVVQHRGDTAVTPEPADVALDSRDRTGQASRAFGSVSPQTSPRTIPGVPASLPVRRQGVVFNDSFAGSYEANSSSPPLRPPPSFRPRTHTMDGAFRQQLAPTVEARHRVGSFSSSLPVADELRLPPLQPPLDSYRLPDLQQTSLSTSAQKDKKSAGTRSRLTKRPSSRPSSPLLSLPPSVDSLLLPIPTTDANKVLLLMKNLCGRMRGDIEYQRESGGPWHSGVCYIEEDKGSLMFDPGDRGPFHTTLVPDLRGCRVVPMEQMDGEYQCLELIAPQLTSTLLLRPLVAEELDLWLAALLCWQQLRPPASKQTPPRATTTAAPARPEVKRRVSSSGLRDTPVIKVGKVMLWDKGIATSPRAIVKRPSTRDLKSAQTAWRKVSCILHDNGELKLMTENDVTVLSVIELPQLARSAIQQLDRSVLDEDYCLAIFPIYSSTSTQLSIFRPIYVSLESRVLFEVWFVLLRAFTVPDVYTLDPASGGQVCEVADLQAEPPGETFRLEKTISVRVTEAKLRGRTLIADGQASDRHNKSADHEGITGNYLAEVILDGEVRARTTTKMNTKKPFWREDCEFVDLPASLPYLSVLLKRIDGNMESFTHQLQATLGLARTGNLAEVLCGAVDIPLHQLDRGKDHEQWFPICDERHQSVGSMLVRLHHEELVVLLSKHYQPLSDLLHRFSSGLTAQITEALPGNLRRVAETFLNIFQVSGTSNEWLMNMVEEEIDGIGSQATLKKPRFSSRLKSSDSLESTSDREQIVRDMGKSLQGEANLLFRGNSLLTQALEFHMRRLGKEYLHETLAEKIFEINELNPNCEVDPSKLQQGEDAQHHWNHLIQLTSELWGCIAASASRLPPELRHILKYIRAVAEDRYGDFLRTVTYTSVSGFLFLRFLCPAILNPKLFGLLRDHPQPRAQRTLTLIAKGLQALANLSTIGKKETWMEPMNRFLTAQRQAFKDFLDAVCAIPAERTKMTLQASYSTPVAIMGRLSPLAREGFPSLPYLLDPGRNFAALVKLWMDAHPITASASKVYTGDLLKFHTMCVDLYRRATACYSQIETLRSAVDAVSQLPDNDRISLTDALDRISLGDTLHISPYSNSSHTAFWFDAEGRPPGSAGSDVVLDHTSLALSPSSHSKFDSRFGGGNSGGGNNRQVSRSSEMSGAYGGGNPGGGGAAGTVRNLPRKLLNGFIRKARTVSPDMPEGATSSSSTPSSGTPWDREQQVQERGRDKQYEREHKRREKDRDRGRDRD